In one Balaenoptera musculus isolate JJ_BM4_2016_0621 chromosome 2, mBalMus1.pri.v3, whole genome shotgun sequence genomic region, the following are encoded:
- the NKX2-8 gene encoding homeobox protein Nkx-2.8, translating into MATSGRLGFTVRRLLDLPEQDAQHLRRREPELRAPGPGPYATWLESERGHYPSSDESSPEASPRDSSQRPSARPASPGSDAEKRKKRRVLFSKAQTLELERRFRQQRYLSAPEREQLARLLRLTPTQVKIWFQNHRYKLKRARAPGAAEAPDLAAAGEVRAAPGLLRRVVVPVLVRDGQPCGGSGEMGTAAARDKSGAPPAAACPLPGYTAFGPGSAFGLFPAYQHLAPPALVSWNW; encoded by the exons ATGGCTACCTCTGGACGCCTCGGCTTCACCGTGCGCAGGCTCCTGGACTTACCGGAGCAGGACGCGCAGCACCTGCGGAGGCGGGAGCCCGAGCTAcgcgcccccggccccggcccctaCGCCACCTGGCTGGAATCGGAGCGCGGCCACTACCCCT CCTCGGACGAGAGCAGCCCAGAGGCCAGCCCGCGGGACTCGTCGCAGCGGCCGTCCGCTCGGCCTGCGTCTCCGGGCTCGGACGCCGAGAAGAGAAAGAAGCGGCGGGTGCTGTTCTCCAAGGCGCAGACGCTGGAGTTGGAGCGGCGCTTCCGGCAGCAGCGCTACCTGTCAGCGCCAGAGCGCGAGCAGCTGGCGCGCCTGCTGCGCCTCACGCCCACGCAGGTCAAAATCTGGTTCCAGAACCATCGCTACAAGCTGAAGCGCGCGCGCGCGCCGGGAGCCGCGGAGGCGCCCGACTTGGCAGCGGCGGGCGAGGTGCGCGCCGCGCCCGGCTTGCTGCGCCGCGTGGTGGTGCCCGTGCTGGTGCGCGACGGGCAACCGTGCGGCGGCAGCGGCGAGATGGGCACGGCCGCTGCCCGGGACAAGAGCGGCGCGCCCCCGGCAGCCGCCTGCCCTCTGCCAGGCTATACCGCCTTCGGTCCCGGCTCGGCGTTCGGCCTCTTCCCCGCCTACCAGCACTTAGCGCCCCCCGCCCTGGTCTCCTGGAACTGGTGA